One Setaria viridis chromosome 3, Setaria_viridis_v4.0, whole genome shotgun sequence DNA window includes the following coding sequences:
- the LOC117850799 gene encoding large ribosomal subunit protein uL2: protein MGRVIRAQRKGAAGSVFKSHTHHRKGPARFRSLDVGERRGYLKGLVTDIVHDPGRGAPLARVTFRHPFRYGQQKELFLAAEGMYTGQLIYCGRRASLSIGNVLPVGTLPEGTVTCNVESHVGDRGALARCSGDYAIVISHNTDNGTTRVKLPSGAKKLVQSNCRAMVGQVAGGGRTEKPLLKAGNAYHKFRVKRNCWPRVRGVAMNPVDHPYGGGNHQHIGHASTVRRDAPPGAKTGQIGARRTGRRTGQAAVTAGKSML, encoded by the exons atgggccGTGTCATCCGCGCGCAGCGCAAGGGCGCGGCGGGGTCGGTGTTCAAGTCGCACACCCACCACCGCAAGGGCCCCGCCCGCTTCCGCTCGCTCGACGTCGGCGAGCGCCGCGGCTACCTCAAGGGCCTCGTCACCGACATCGTGCAcgaccccggccgcggcgccccgCTCGCCCGCGTCACCTTCCGCCACCCCTTCCGCTACGGGCAGCAGAAGGAGctcttcctcgccgccgaggGCATGTACACCGGCCAGCTCATTTActgcggccgccgcgccagccTCTCCATCGGCAACGTCCTCCCCGTCGGCACGCTCCCCGAGGGGACCGTCACCTGCAACGTCGAGAGCCACGTCGGCGACCGCGGCGCCCTCGCGCGCTGCTCCGGCGACTACGCCATCGTCATCAGCCACAACACAGACAACGGCACCACCAG GGTGAAGCTCCCGTCTGGCGCCAAGAAGCTGGTGCAGAGCAACTGCCGCGCAATGGTGGGgcaggtcgccggcggcggcaggaccGAGAAGCCATTGCTCAAGGCCGGCAACGCCTACCACAAGTTCCGCGTGAAGAGGAACTGCTGGCCCAGGGTGCGTGGCGTGGCCATGAACCCCGTGGACCATCCCTACGGAGGAGGCAACCACCAGCACATTGGCCACGCCTCCACCGTCCGCCGCGACGCTCCGCCCGGCGCTAAGACCGGTCAGATCGGTGCGCGGAGGACTGGCAGGCGCACGGGCCAAGCCGCTGTCACCGCCGGGAAATCTATGCTATGA
- the LOC117850490 gene encoding profilin-1, whose product MPPATCIIASRTRRCRTGIGAHAPPSISRSISLSDPSYRAARDHQRTRERRRRRRRRRRRRAKMSWQTYVDEHLMCEIEGHHLTAAAIVGHDGAVWAQSAAFPQFKAEEMADIMKDFDKPGHLAPTGMFLGTTKYMVIQGEPGAVIRGKKGSGGVTVKKTGQALIIGIYDEPMTPGQCNLVVERLGDYLIEQAM is encoded by the exons ATGCCACCCGCGACATGCATCATCGCCTCTAGAACTCGTCGGTGTCGGACGGGGATCGGAGCTCACGCACCCCCCTCGATCAGCAGATCGATCTCCCTCTCTGACCCGTCCTATCGAGCAGCCCGAGATCATCAGAGAacaagagagaggaggaggaggaggaggaggaggaggaggaggagggcgaagATGTCTTGGCAGACGTACGTGGACGAGCACCTGATGTGCGAGATCGAGGGCCACCACCTCACCGCCGCGGCCATCGTCGGCCACGACGGCGCCGTCTGGGCTCAGAGCGCCGCGTTCCCGCAG TTCAAGGCCGAGGAGATGGCGGACATCATGAAGGATTTCGATAAGCCGGGGCACCTCGCCCCGACGGGCATGTTCCTTGGAACCACCAAGTACATGGTCATCCAAGGCGAACCTGGCGCTGTCATCCGTGGCAAGAAG GGATCGGGTGGCGTCACGGTGAAGAAGACAGGGCAGGCACTCATCATTGGCATctacgacgagccgatgactcCCGGGCAGTGCAACCTGGTGGTGGAGAGGCTCGGCGACTACTTGATTGAACAAGCTATGTAG